One Patescibacteria group bacterium DNA segment encodes these proteins:
- the rplF gene encoding 50S ribosomal protein L6, translating to MSRVGKKFILVPEGVEVNVQDNHLNIKGPRGFLELDYDSRLKVEKQENMISVLRRNPKDRARQTKALWGLTRNLINNIILGVSEGFKKKLEIQGVGYRANVQDKKLVLDLGFSHAAEYPIPDGIEIKVEKNIVSVSGIDKQEVGQVAAEIRFLRPPEPYKGKGIRYMDEYVRRKVGKKATTEGSK from the coding sequence ATGTCTCGCGTGGGTAAAAAATTTATTCTTGTTCCGGAAGGAGTGGAGGTGAATGTTCAAGATAACCATCTGAATATTAAAGGGCCTAGAGGATTTTTAGAGTTAGATTATGATTCTCGCTTGAAAGTGGAGAAGCAAGAGAATATGATTTCTGTTTTACGGCGCAATCCCAAGGATAGAGCAAGGCAAACCAAGGCTCTTTGGGGATTGACGCGTAATTTGATTAATAATATTATTCTGGGTGTTTCAGAGGGTTTTAAGAAGAAACTGGAAATTCAGGGAGTGGGTTATCGGGCGAATGTTCAGGACAAGAAGTTAGTTTTAGATTTAGGTTTTTCCCATGCCGCGGAATACCCCATACCCGACGGCATTGAAATCAAGGTAGAGAAGAATATTGTTTCTGTGTCTGGCATTGATAAACAAGAGGTAGGACAGGTTGCGGCGGAAATTAGGTTTTTGCGCCCGCCTGAGCCTTATAAAGGGAAAGGCATTCGTTATATGGATGAATATGTGCGCCGTAAGGTTGGCAAGAAAGCGACTACAGAGGGCAGCAAATAA
- the rplR gene encoding 50S ribosomal protein L18, translating to MRIKEKREKLYRRRMRVRAKVKGTSKVPRLSVYRSLKHIYAQIINDEKGITLISASDREANVDVKIEKKSKAKEQTENNQFSKGLILAFAVGKLVAEKTLKKKIKRVVFDRGGRVYHGQIKAVAEGARAGGLKF from the coding sequence ATGCGGATTAAAGAAAAAAGAGAAAAATTATATCGGCGCCGGATGCGCGTTCGGGCAAAAGTTAAAGGGACGAGCAAAGTGCCCCGTCTTTCGGTTTATCGCAGTCTGAAGCATATTTACGCTCAAATTATTAATGATGAGAAGGGAATAACCTTAATAAGCGCGAGTGATCGGGAGGCGAACGTGGACGTCAAGATAGAAAAGAAGAGCAAAGCGAAGGAACAGACAGAGAACAATCAATTTTCAAAAGGATTGATATTGGCTTTTGCCGTTGGCAAGCTTGTTGCTGAAAAGACTTTAAAGAAAAAAATTAAAAGAGTAGTCTTTGATCGTGGCGGGAGAGTTTATCATGGACAAATTAAGGCTGTAGCCGAAGGAGCGCGCGCCGGAGGTTTAAAATTTTAA
- a CDS encoding DJ-1/PfpI family protein, with protein sequence MQKKVLIIVSPRDFRDEEYFIPKGLFEKAALTVDTASTALGIAYGVMGGEAEVNLLLEKVEVKDYAAVVFIGGPGASSYFDHPEVHRIAQEAAKMKMVLAAICIAPVILARSGVLAGRRATVWTSALDKSAVRDLERGEATYSAEELVADDNIFTAQGPAAASEFAAAIIRKLQSSNL encoded by the coding sequence ATGCAGAAGAAAGTTCTAATTATTGTTTCTCCGCGCGATTTTAGAGATGAAGAGTATTTTATCCCGAAGGGTCTTTTTGAAAAGGCAGCCTTGACCGTAGATACAGCAAGCACGGCTTTAGGTATTGCTTACGGGGTGATGGGGGGCGAGGCGGAAGTGAATCTCCTTTTGGAAAAAGTGGAAGTCAAGGATTATGCCGCGGTTGTGTTTATCGGCGGTCCGGGAGCGAGCAGCTATTTCGATCACCCTGAAGTTCATCGAATCGCCCAAGAAGCGGCAAAGATGAAGATGGTTTTAGCCGCAATTTGTATCGCGCCGGTGATTCTGGCGAGGAGCGGAGTGCTGGCGGGAAGGCGCGCTACTGTCTGGACTTCAGCATTAGACAAAAGCGCGGTGCGGGATTTAGAGCGGGGAGAGGCTACTTATTCGGCTGAAGAACTGGTGGCAGATGATAATATCTTTACTGCTCAAGGTCCGGCTGCAGCTTCCGAGTTTGCCGCGGCGATAATCCGTAAATTACAATCTTCTAATTTATAA
- the rplO gene encoding 50S ribosomal protein L15, with amino-acid sequence MPLNLHSLKSTPHSKKKRVGRGNASGHGTYSTRGMKGQRARSGGRPRPAFGSHLAHHLPKMIGFKSQVPKMNIVNLQDINRFFQDGALVNPRTLLKAKLVDNIKRGVKILGQGELKLKNLKVEGCHFSASAKIQIEKKGGKIKNKISN; translated from the coding sequence ATGCCTTTAAATTTGCATAGTTTAAAATCTACTCCTCATAGTAAGAAAAAGCGCGTAGGTCGCGGCAATGCCTCGGGACACGGCACCTATAGCACGCGGGGAATGAAGGGGCAGCGGGCGCGTTCAGGGGGAAGGCCGCGTCCCGCTTTTGGTTCACATCTCGCTCACCATTTGCCTAAAATGATAGGATTTAAATCTCAAGTCCCTAAGATGAATATTGTGAATCTTCAAGACATCAATCGTTTTTTCCAAGACGGAGCGTTGGTTAATCCTCGCACATTGCTGAAAGCCAAATTAGTTGATAATATTAAAAGAGGAGTGAAAATTTTAGGACAAGGGGAACTAAAATTGAAGAATCTTAAAGTAGAGGGGTGTCATTTCTCCGCATCGGCGAAAATACAGATTGAGAAAAAGGGAGGGAAAATAAAAAACAAAATTTCTAATTAA